Part of the Desulfobaccales bacterium genome is shown below.
CAGCCTTGGTGCGGGACCTCCTTTGGGACAAGGTGTGTCGTGGAAAAGGCCAGGGTGCCGCCCTGATGATTTACAACTCCAACCGGGAGCAGGGATTTGACATCCGCAGTCATGGCGAGACCTCTCGGCAGGTCGTGGACTTCGAGGGCCTTTTGTTGATTCGCATCCCGCAATGATGCGGTTTTGGGAAGTGTTGTCCCCACGCACGTGGGGGTGAACCGA
Proteins encoded:
- the cas2e gene encoding type I-E CRISPR-associated endoribonuclease Cas2e, giving the protein MVVLILEKVPTSLRGELSRWFLEPKTGVFVGKVSALVRDLLWDKVCRGKGQGAALMIYNSNREQGFDIRSHGETSRQVVDFEGLLLIRIPQ